A part of Desulfomicrobium apsheronum genomic DNA contains:
- a CDS encoding cadherin-like domain-containing protein, giving the protein MPNTKVLVRQPDGNTREVEIVDGSKLSLQENEQLVIAASPDQAEVKSGDQGQISIRLEGLGEFTVESAAEPPEIVAMNLDEAPAFRAQPRIVFEKAGSGAESDALTHEPLGVHQASVGDTGFLDQNVGEDFGIGQALDMASFSANAGGKLPMTRVASDVASDQGVLGLADFDSGSSSPGVLNEPPVIVLNDTLLVPDGQSASLNGSLKSVDERTPATELSYFVRQAPVQGELLLDGVAITDFSKAAFTQADIDSGRVSFRFDTSTPGTSIQVLENDNFLFKVSDGQLSAEAVFNIDAELPQILGTDGADDLTTATDFSRTGVSFHVYGFAGDDTLRGGAGADTLDGGSNTVGEAVKFHHYGDSNIFSPVIRYEATPGGDWADYGASDAAVIVDLTSSGAQSGGYAEGDVLTGIENVIGSTHGDTLIGQDYVSNVFAGLAGADSLVGGESVLNVILDPAWNFRTIYYYPDTTDYSLSPSWVNVDLNTAGGQTGGGAGNHALGDTLVGIENVIGTNDAHGDVLTGDGSHNFLDGLAGSDTLMGGAGGDTLRGGSGADFLDGGTNTQWERYTNNGDWVDYSTSAAGVSVNLYHQDGIATQSGGDAEGDTLLGFENVMGSEHDDYIMGSNDSNWLVGLDGNDTMIGDTSLVSGNYSHDSMWGGAGDDLMYGGVGNDQMWGGPGNDRLTGGLGKDSLYGGDGDDILHGSVSSNNYNNNFYDDAIIGVDNTVPLFTAAYDDSGDFLSGGAGRDTLDGGGGLFGRETLEGGADGDLLLGWGTGGGHNLAYYHNSPIRIYLDLDNQGGFGQIDPDGLVSEATGDTLLGIQHVQATRFDDTILGSWEDNEIFGGEGNDFITGSRGQDSLWGDWTGDHHNWGNDTLEGGPGADYLNGGEGGMDIASYRNSTQGVRVDLNNQNYAVPGPPNPRHPGQGEPGQIGASPTGEEHGDWLWNMDGVWGSEHGDTLLGRNDGWCPMPQAFIDYPEFMMPGYADYDDQLWGFGGDDYLYGGDGDDSLYGGDGDDTLVGAAGADILDGGDGFDTADYSASPTWVNIDLSVTGAQTGGGTGNHGLGDTLTGIEEVLGTNDALHGDVLTGDDADNLLDGLSGHDTLYGGGGNDTLYGREGFDVLYGGDGDDLLQGHGGNDFLYGGAGDDVLIGGYGRDVLYGGEGNDTLVGGNTTDPS; this is encoded by the coding sequence ATGCCAAACACCAAGGTTCTGGTTCGGCAGCCGGACGGAAATACTCGTGAAGTGGAAATTGTCGACGGCAGCAAGCTGTCGTTGCAGGAAAATGAGCAACTGGTGATCGCGGCTTCTCCGGATCAGGCCGAGGTGAAATCTGGTGATCAGGGACAGATCTCGATACGCCTCGAAGGATTGGGTGAATTCACGGTGGAGTCGGCGGCCGAACCGCCCGAAATAGTCGCCATGAATCTTGATGAAGCTCCGGCGTTTCGAGCCCAGCCAAGAATAGTTTTCGAAAAGGCCGGATCGGGCGCGGAGAGTGACGCGTTGACGCATGAACCCCTGGGGGTCCATCAGGCCAGTGTCGGCGACACCGGATTTCTCGATCAGAATGTAGGCGAGGACTTCGGTATCGGACAGGCCCTGGACATGGCTTCCTTCAGCGCCAACGCCGGGGGAAAGCTGCCTATGACCAGGGTCGCGTCTGACGTCGCGTCTGACCAGGGCGTGCTTGGCCTGGCTGATTTCGATTCGGGCTCCTCCAGTCCCGGGGTCTTGAACGAACCACCGGTCATCGTTCTCAATGATACGCTGCTGGTGCCGGACGGCCAGAGCGCGTCCCTGAACGGTTCGCTCAAATCGGTGGATGAGCGCACCCCTGCGACGGAACTCAGCTATTTCGTCAGGCAGGCACCAGTCCAAGGGGAACTGCTGCTTGACGGCGTCGCCATCACGGATTTCTCCAAGGCGGCCTTTACCCAAGCAGATATCGACTCAGGTCGCGTCAGCTTTCGTTTCGACACGTCGACCCCCGGCACATCCATTCAGGTGCTGGAGAACGATAATTTCCTGTTCAAGGTCAGCGACGGGCAACTGAGCGCCGAGGCCGTCTTCAACATCGACGCCGAGCTGCCCCAGATTCTGGGGACCGACGGGGCTGACGATCTGACCACCGCGACGGACTTTAGCCGCACCGGCGTGTCCTTCCATGTCTATGGCTTCGCTGGCGACGACACCCTCCGCGGCGGAGCCGGAGCCGACACCCTCGACGGCGGTTCGAACACCGTCGGCGAGGCCGTCAAATTCCACCACTATGGTGATTCGAATATTTTTAGTCCGGTGATTCGCTATGAGGCGACGCCCGGCGGCGACTGGGCGGATTACGGCGCGAGCGATGCGGCCGTGATCGTGGATCTGACCAGTTCCGGAGCCCAGAGCGGCGGCTATGCCGAAGGGGACGTGCTGACGGGCATCGAGAACGTGATCGGCTCGACCCACGGCGATACGCTCATCGGCCAGGACTACGTGAGCAACGTGTTCGCCGGCCTGGCCGGGGCGGACTCACTGGTGGGCGGCGAGAGCGTCCTGAATGTCATTTTAGACCCCGCCTGGAACTTTAGGACGATCTACTACTATCCGGATACGACCGACTACAGCCTGAGCCCGTCCTGGGTGAACGTCGACTTGAACACTGCGGGCGGCCAGACGGGCGGCGGCGCGGGCAACCACGCCCTGGGCGACACTCTTGTGGGCATCGAGAACGTCATCGGCACGAACGATGCCCATGGCGACGTGCTCACGGGCGACGGGAGCCACAATTTCCTGGACGGCCTGGCAGGGTCCGATACGCTCATGGGCGGCGCGGGAGGCGACACGCTGCGCGGCGGTTCCGGGGCCGATTTCCTGGACGGCGGTACGAACACGCAGTGGGAGCGGTATACCAATAACGGCGACTGGGTGGACTACAGTACGAGCGCGGCGGGCGTGAGCGTGAACCTGTACCACCAGGACGGGATCGCGACCCAGAGCGGCGGTGACGCCGAGGGCGACACGCTGCTGGGCTTTGAGAACGTGATGGGCTCGGAGCATGACGATTACATCATGGGCAGCAACGACAGCAACTGGCTGGTGGGCCTGGACGGCAACGACACCATGATCGGCGATACCAGTCTTGTTTCAGGGAATTACAGCCATGACAGCATGTGGGGCGGCGCGGGCGACGACCTCATGTACGGGGGCGTTGGAAACGACCAGATGTGGGGCGGTCCCGGGAATGACCGCCTGACTGGTGGTCTCGGTAAAGACTCTCTGTATGGCGGGGATGGCGACGATATCCTTCACGGCAGCGTCAGCAGCAATAACTACAACAACAACTTCTACGACGACGCGATCATCGGCGTCGACAATACTGTTCCACTCTTCACCGCAGCTTACGATGACAGCGGCGACTTCCTTTCCGGCGGCGCCGGCCGGGACACCCTGGACGGCGGCGGCGGGCTGTTCGGCCGCGAGACCCTGGAGGGCGGCGCGGACGGCGACCTGTTGCTGGGCTGGGGGACAGGTGGCGGCCACAACTTGGCCTACTACCACAACTCGCCGATCCGGATCTACCTGGACTTGGACAATCAGGGCGGCTTTGGTCAGATCGACCCCGATGGCCTAGTCAGCGAGGCCACCGGTGATACGCTGCTGGGCATCCAGCACGTTCAGGCCACCCGCTTCGACGATACCATCCTCGGCTCTTGGGAGGACAACGAGATTTTCGGTGGCGAGGGAAATGACTTCATCACCGGCAGCAGGGGGCAGGATAGCCTGTGGGGCGACTGGACAGGCGATCATCACAACTGGGGCAATGACACGCTGGAGGGCGGCCCCGGCGCCGACTACCTCAATGGCGGCGAAGGCGGCATGGACATCGCCAGTTACCGCAATTCCACGCAGGGAGTGCGCGTGGATTTAAACAATCAGAATTACGCCGTGCCCGGCCCCCCCAATCCCCGCCATCCCGGCCAGGGCGAACCCGGCCAGATCGGCGCCAGCCCCACGGGCGAGGAGCACGGCGACTGGTTGTGGAATATGGACGGCGTATGGGGTTCGGAGCACGGCGACACGCTGCTGGGCCGAAACGACGGATGGTGTCCAATGCCCCAAGCTTTTATCGATTACCCCGAATTCATGATGCCCGGCTACGCGGACTACGATGATCAACTGTGGGGCTTCGGCGGCGACGATTATCTGTACGGCGGCGACGGCGACGATTCGCTGTACGGCGGCGATGGCGACGATACCTTGGTCGGCGCCGCCGGGGCGGACATTCTCGACGGCGGCGACGGCTTCGACACGGCCGATTACAGTGCAAGCCCCACATGGGTGAACATCGACCTGAGCGTCACGGGCGCCCAGACGGGAGGCGGCACCGGCAATCACGGCCTCGGTGACACCCTGACAGGCATCGAGGAAGTTTTGGGCACGAACGACGCGCTGCACGGCGACGTGCTGACGGGCGACGACGCCGACAACTTGCTTGACGGCTTATCGGGCCACGACACCCTGTACGGCGGTGGCGGGAACGACACGCTGTATGGCCGCGAAGGCTTCGATGTCCTGTACGGCGGCGACGGCGACGACCTGTTGCAGGGCCATGGCGGCAACGACTTCCTCTATGGCGGCGCCGGTGACGACGTCCTCATTGGCGGCTACGGACGTGATGTCCTGTATGGCGGCGAGGGGAACGACACACTCGTGGGCGGCAATACGACAGACCCATCAT